In Caldisericota bacterium, a single genomic region encodes these proteins:
- the mnmA gene encoding tRNA 2-thiouridine(34) synthase MnmA has translation MKVIVGMSGGVDSSVAAYLLKKEGWDVIGVLFNTVEKSEEVSKCCNFNAVITTGKMLHIPVKVVDVYEEFNREIIQDFINQYKNGFTPNPCVLCNEKIKFGFGLGKTEELFKGSFFATGHYAIIEKNDRLHLKAGVDKEKDQSYMLWRLKQWQLKKTIFPLGIFTKRDVYKIAEEIKIPVLPLESQDVCFIPGKVKVFLEKYLPQREGEIISTKGKILGKHNGAYFYTVGQRSGLHISHSTPLYVVRIDTEKNIVLLGEREECFFRTAELSCVNFIEKWDFTKRRFTGKPRYHAKAASCILRKDGDKVVVQFDVPQFAVTSGQSLVLYDGDYVFGGGIIKRAY, from the coding sequence ATGAAAGTGATCGTAGGAATGAGTGGCGGGGTAGATAGTTCAGTTGCTGCCTATCTGCTTAAAAAAGAAGGATGGGATGTAATAGGCGTTCTTTTTAATACAGTTGAAAAATCTGAGGAAGTTTCGAAATGCTGCAATTTTAATGCTGTTATAACCACAGGAAAGATGCTTCATATTCCTGTTAAAGTTGTGGATGTTTACGAGGAGTTCAACAGGGAAATAATACAGGATTTTATCAATCAGTACAAAAATGGTTTTACTCCTAACCCTTGTGTTCTTTGCAATGAAAAAATTAAGTTTGGTTTTGGATTGGGAAAAACGGAAGAGCTTTTTAAAGGCTCATTTTTTGCAACCGGGCACTATGCAATTATCGAGAAAAATGATAGGTTGCATTTGAAAGCAGGTGTGGACAAAGAGAAAGACCAATCATATATGTTATGGAGATTAAAACAGTGGCAATTAAAGAAAACAATCTTTCCTTTAGGGATTTTTACAAAGAGAGATGTATATAAAATTGCCGAGGAAATTAAGATTCCAGTATTGCCTCTCGAAAGTCAGGATGTGTGTTTTATTCCTGGCAAGGTGAAAGTTTTTTTAGAAAAATATCTTCCGCAAAGAGAAGGAGAGATTATTAGTACAAAAGGGAAAATACTGGGAAAACATAACGGCGCGTATTTTTATACCGTAGGGCAACGAAGCGGGTTGCATATTTCTCATTCTACACCTCTTTATGTCGTGAGAATAGATACAGAAAAAAATATTGTCCTTTTAGGAGAGAGGGAAGAATGTTTTTTTAGAACCGCCGAACTTAGTTGTGTGAATTTTATAGAAAAATGGGATTTTACTAAAAGAAGGTTTACAGGTAAACCGAGATATCACGCAAAAGCAGCATCTTGTATTTTGAGAAAGGATGGAGATAAAGTAGTTGTGCAGTTCGATGTCCCTCAATTTGCTGTAACTTCCGGGCAAAGCCTTGTTTTGTACGATGGTGATTATGTTTTTGGAGGAGGAATTATTAAAAGAGCTTATTAA
- a CDS encoding MATE family efflux transporter → MKKLYNMMRRKPDPLNGLIVEELFILGLPVILANFAQTLYNIVDAFWLGKVGKAALTAPTITFNVVFIFIAFSMGISVGGSTLVAQYTGARRSKQAEKTAGTTIFLMIILGITSGIIGFLFAPSVLRLLHTPSDAFASTLTYMRIIFLGMPFMFVYHAFQGVIQGKGNTITPMKIVFVSIVINIILDPIMIFGIGMPKMGVMGAAIATDISRVIAAYIGLRYLFSKKSEIPLKIKDISFNKKLAKKIFHIGLPLSFGQMATSIGFTVLISIVNIFGSAVISAFGIGNRMISLLNMPAMGFSHAATVMVGQNMGAGNVERAENIVWKTVIIIAAFLFSGATLTFLFGGGIVRFFINDPEVISIGINFFRIASYSVPFFGIMFAFNAAFSGSGHTFPILVLNTARLWAIRIPLAYLWAIKMEMGPNGIFYSMVISNIVISLLAFIWFKTGTWKKKIITKKEVLSLETEPKDMDVH, encoded by the coding sequence ATGAAAAAGCTATACAATATGATGCGAAGAAAACCAGATCCACTAAACGGTTTAATTGTAGAAGAACTCTTTATCTTAGGATTACCAGTAATACTTGCCAATTTTGCCCAGACTCTATACAATATTGTTGATGCATTCTGGCTGGGTAAAGTAGGAAAAGCAGCCCTTACCGCGCCAACAATTACATTTAACGTAGTATTTATCTTTATTGCATTTTCAATGGGAATATCAGTCGGAGGCTCTACACTTGTTGCTCAGTATACAGGTGCTAGACGCAGTAAACAAGCAGAAAAAACAGCCGGCACAACAATTTTCCTTATGATAATTTTAGGCATAACCTCAGGGATAATAGGATTTCTCTTTGCTCCTTCAGTTCTTCGCCTTCTCCATACCCCGTCTGACGCATTTGCCTCAACACTTACCTACATGAGAATAATTTTCCTGGGAATGCCATTCATGTTTGTGTATCATGCTTTTCAGGGAGTTATTCAAGGAAAAGGAAACACCATTACCCCGATGAAGATTGTGTTCGTTTCTATTGTTATCAATATTATTTTAGACCCGATTATGATTTTTGGTATAGGAATGCCCAAAATGGGAGTAATGGGCGCAGCAATTGCAACAGATATTTCACGCGTCATTGCCGCATATATCGGCTTGAGATATCTCTTCTCAAAGAAAAGCGAAATCCCACTTAAAATAAAAGACATTTCGTTTAACAAAAAACTTGCAAAAAAGATATTTCATATAGGGTTGCCCCTTTCATTTGGGCAAATGGCAACTTCAATTGGTTTTACAGTACTCATCAGTATTGTAAATATTTTTGGCTCTGCTGTTATAAGTGCATTTGGTATTGGAAACAGAATGATTTCTCTGCTTAATATGCCTGCAATGGGCTTCTCGCATGCTGCAACAGTAATGGTGGGACAAAATATGGGAGCAGGAAATGTAGAGCGCGCAGAAAACATCGTGTGGAAAACCGTAATAATTATCGCTGCCTTCTTATTTAGTGGAGCAACTCTTACATTTTTATTCGGAGGTGGAATTGTACGATTTTTCATTAACGACCCCGAAGTAATAAGTATTGGAATAAATTTTTTCAGGATAGCATCTTATTCTGTACCGTTTTTTGGTATTATGTTTGCATTTAATGCAGCTTTCAGCGGATCAGGTCATACTTTTCCTATTCTTGTTCTAAACACAGCAAGACTCTGGGCTATTCGAATACCCCTTGCATATTTGTGGGCAATAAAAATGGAAATGGGGCCTAACGGTATCTTTTATTCAATGGTTATAAGCAATATTGTTATTTCTTTATTAGCATTTATATGGTTCAAAACAGGAACATGGAAGAAGAAAATCATCACGAAAAAGGAAGTGCTTTCGCTGGAAACCGAGCCTAAAGATATGGATGTACACTAA